aaaacagaataaaaataatacagaaCGAGCTCACCGAATCAAAGGGAAACGATGATTACGGATTATTCCAGACGCAGAAATAGATTCCACTCCTGTAAGAATTTCCGGGAACATAACTTGACTGGATCAGGTGATATTGGGAAAACTGCCGGCTTCGCTTCTTCGGAGGAACCAAGGCTAGATAGTAGGTCTTCTTTTGGGAGGGGCACTGGTCGGTTCCATTTCTCGTATTTCAACCACCATAAAAGCTtcgtttctcaaatttttcaccaatatcacaaatttaagaaaactttcCTATCAACAAAAATTGTCTGCTTTCTTCGCCTAATCGACTACACCAAAGGCGTCTAAAgacataatttcaaaaatggtaGATAACATAAAAAACTAATAACTTACCTGTTAGATATTCCGGAAATCAAATTACGCTCCATTTTCTGGCGACGTAGTTCCTTGCTGAGTTTTTGTAATGTTACTGCTATTCAGGTCATCATAGCATCATTAATTACATTTTTAGCTCGGAAaaggagaaaatgaaaaaaaaggtttattaaatttattcaaaatatcaatGAAAACTAACGATGAGCAGAGAGATAACAagtaaaaaaattcttagaattttactttcttttttagaaaatttggcaACTCAGAGAACATATCCCGACGGCCATTTatagcaacaatttttgcttgACCTACGACCTTTCGTTACCGTTACGTCATTTCTACGACATCGTTCCCGAAACCAGACGCTTTGTGGGAGATGCGGCCAGCCTGGTGTGTGGCTTCGGACATATTGGTATTAAACTTCAATTTACGGTTTACAAGTTTCTCAGTGTCTTTTTCGATTGTTTTAATTCCAGGAGATTCTAACATCCATCTTACAGTTGCTGGCGATGAACTGACCGACGAAATGCATCAACAAATCGATAAGTTTGTGTACGGATTCACTTCCAACCTTCGAGGAAGCATTAGTGCGGAGCACGGAATAGGTCTGCTGAAGACCAACTATTTGGAGCAATCAAAATCGGCTCAATCGATAGCGCTAATGAAAGATATTAAATATACATTCGATCCCAATCATATTCTGAATCCCTATAAAATATTCAACTGACAACTTGATTTGATGTTCGGATACAATAAACTGAAGCATTCCATAAATCTAACAATTTattgttcttattttttgtcACCCCCTTAGTCTACAAACTAGGTAAACTTGGCATAAAGAAAAAAACGCAGTGTTCAAAACGAGCTTTTGTCATCAGAATGACGTTCGATATAATGTGTAATACATACATAAACTACTAGTTGTAATTGATCGtttcttaaaagattttaattggTTTTTGTGGCTTAGCAAATTTTCCtttcgaaaattgaataaagaGAAGCAAAGAAAAACTTACGTTCCAGAATTATTTGAGTGATGGTTCTGCAATAGCTCGCCGTTCAATTACCACTTTATTGTAACGATCATCTACTTAACTACCCCCAATAGGTTGTCATTCGGTCGTCACCATTCTAGGGCGATTGTGAGCTGCCACTTTGTTCGATGACCAGCTTGTCTGTTTGGTAGAGCTGGCTGACCAGTACctaaaagaagaaaattatttagACTTCCTTGATGATTAAGTAGGATTTATTTAGGGCTTTTGAcagttaatttgaaaatatcaagttttgaggctaaaattaaaatgattaaattgaattatgaatccgGAATTCtatcagattttttcaattaagaattTGAAGTCTTGGTCTATAGGTaaatagataattttaaatgttaatgCATAATTTAAAACATGAATTCCAGAGGTGAAAcagcctgtggctgaaaacctcttaaataaagacaaaaaatatatatatataaattgacaatttaaaaaaaataaaattctgagtCTTAAATGAAATGCTTGAATATTGAAGTCTGAATCGAATtatgaattacaaaaattttagttgaaCTCCTTATATGGATAATTGAATGCTAAATTACTAAGAGATAGGAAAGAATAAGTTCACAATTTtcgtttttcttaaatgatgattgtaatttgtaatttattgtttatcaacttCTACGCAGCCTAaatgatgatatgaaatttttcttatcAGATGTACAACCTATGCGTAAAGAAGCTTATTTCCTGAAGCGTTCAAGCCGTTTGATAGCGACTGATAAAGCCACCCGACTAGTGGTTGTTACATCACGCACGTAAACAACGTGGAGATCGTTGAACCACTGCCATCGTCTATCTTACCTGTCGCCTAATCATCTCCAGATTCTTCTGTCCGAATTGCAGCTGGCTCTCGATCAGTGCCGAATCATTGAGCGCCTTATTGTCCCGGAACGAGTCCCGAATGCGTCTCAAGGCGTaatttctgttgaaaattaacaaaaatgaataaaacgaatttcaatcaaatcaacCATCGCTTACCGGAAATTGTAGGAGGTGAACTTTTGCGATTCACGAATCAACTGTCTATACAACGAAAGAACCTTCATTCTGGAGATGCTTCCGCTGGACATAGCGTCCGGCAGTCGAGGGTCGCAAACGTACGGGCGAATAACCGGGAGAGCAACTTGCGAAATCACTGTTATCGGCAATCACAAACAGGAGATTACTTGCGAGAAATGCAACCAAAACAAACCGAAGGATGAAACTATTTTGACATCGCGACGACGAAAACCGGCATGTGAACCGCATGAGCGTCGCCATAAGAGGGAGCTTCAATTGTTAGTTCTGATAATTGACACGAGAGGCGCTTCGGTAGGTAGGAAGAATTTTTATCAGAGGTATCAGAAGGGTTTTAAAAAGACTGTAAAAGCAAACTATTTATCaaggttttcaaataattctgaCACTTATCATCTGTAACTGTATTCTTCACAAGTGTGGTTCATTATTCTTTTATATTGGTTTGGTGATTCTTGTGAATTCAACTGGATAAAACAAAAtagaacaagaaaaaataacacaagacacgaaaaaaatcaagataaaataaaatagaacaaAAGTAAACAAGAAGACAAAACGATCAAACTAGAAACAACAACATATACTagtaaaacaacaaacaaaaagaTAAAACATCAGAATATAACAATATAAAACAAGATAACACACACATGAACGAACaagatgaaaaaagaaataataatatAAACTAAATAAAACAGAAACTAAAATAGCTCGATAAATCAAGGAACAATGAAATGGAAcaagataaaataaaacaagtaaaacaaaaaaagaaaaaagaagacgAAATATGATAGTGACAAAAAGGTCTACTAAAGAACAATTCCAAATAACAGCAGATATTAcatgttttgcatttttaattattttggcattgaaatttacatttttttttttgatcaatcaacaaaatttgaatagcCACGGCCATTTTAACGGTCAACCTGGATTGTCATCATTaacagaaacataaaaaaatctttaatgaaTATTCATaatgaattttatataaaaaaaaaacaggaaagaaTTTTGATTCCTAAACAAATGAACAACAATAAATTACGCAAATTGAGTAGTACCACAAAACACTGATGGGTAGTGGGAATGTGTGAATGACAGAGGTTCTATGCGCCATTTCCTTAAGCCAAATAGGTACTGGCGGAAACGTTTCCACCCTTTCCGGTCCAGTTGGTGTGCACGAATTTGCCTTCCTTGCCGAGAATTTCGTAGGTATGGGCTCCGAAATAATCACGCTGAGCTTGCAGCAAATTGGCAGGAAGCCGTTCCGAGCGATATCCGTCGAAGAAGGCCAGGGCAGCGGACAAAGCTGGAACCGGCACACCCCAGAGAACGGCCTGGCTGACAACCTCGCGCCAGGATTGCTGATTCTTGACGATGGCATCCTTGAAGAAGTTGTCCAGCAGCAGGTTGGAAAGTTGAGGATTGCGCACAAAAGCATCACGGATGTTTCCGAGGAAGACACTTCGAATGATGCACCCTCCTCGCCACATCAGAGCGATACCACCGTAGTTCAGATTCCATTTATACTCATTCGCAGCTTCGCGCAGCAACATGAATCCTTGAGCGTAGGAAACGATCTTGGCGCAATACAGGGCATTGCGAATGTGCGTGAGGAAAGCCTTTTTGTCAGCGACCGAAGGCTTCACATTGGGGCCGGCCAACTGTTTGCTGGCTTTGGCACGCTCTTCCTTCAATGCCGACAGGCATCGCGAGAACACTGCTTCACCGATCAGAGTTACTGGCACTCCGTGGTGCAAAGCAGCGATGGCAGTCCACTTACCAGTTCCCTTCTGTCCAGCAGTGTCTCTAATACGCTCCAACAAATAACCGTCTTCATCCTTGTAGTTCAAAATATCTCTGGTAATCTCGATAAGGAACGAGTCCAAAACACCCTTGTTCCATTCATCGAACTCCTGCGCCATTTCCTTTTGGCTCATTCCGAGGGCCAACATCAGATGGTACGCTTCGCAGATCAACTGCATATCACCGTACTCAATACCGTTGTGAACCATCTTGACGAAATGTCCGGCACCACCTTCTCCCACCCATTCGCAGCAAGGATCACCGTTGGATTTGGCGCAAATGgcctgaaattgaaaaaaggacATAAAATAGTGAAACTCTTCTTCACAGAATTACTAAAAAACGAACCTGGAAAATGTCCTTGATCAGCGGCCAAGCATCCGGATGACCGCCGGGCATGAGTGAGGGGCCATATCGTGCACCTTCTTCGCCGCCACTGACACCGGAGCCCACATACAGGATACCCTTGGCCTTAAGTTCCTCGTAGCGGCGGGCCGAGTCCTGATGTTCGGAGTTGCCCCCATCGATGATGACGTCTCCCTTCTCGATGAATGGCAACAGCTGGTTGATGAAATCATCTACCGCACTTCCGGCTGACGAAGatagtaggaaaaaaacttATGAGCCTAAGACAAGATCAGGGATTCAGTTTTCTGATATCATATTCATATTTTAGAAATCCTGAATCATTAGtcagttttcattatttttccgactattttttttaattataaaagggaattttttttaatatctaacactttgaaaactttatcaaagttaaaaatttgaaaaaaataaaataacagtttAATTTgcaatgtttttatgaaaagatTTCAGATTGATGTAACACTTAGGTAAATagcgataaaaattaaaaatttaccggcttaattttgaattcagattatTCCTTTTCTCGTTACGTCTTTGGTTTTTATTGTAGGTTCCTAATGCCGAAAATAAACCCcattttatttaattgatcAGAACAACGAATGTAGGTATCATACAATATTTTAAACACGcgcatataaaatttaaattcatgctTATTGAAGTCTGTATTGCAGATTTTTATTGCGAATCTGAACTAAAGAATGAATTTCCAAGTGGGCGAAGTGCATTTGATTAACGATGGCTCCAGGCTCCAGAGAAAAACATCAGGAGCcacttttgttttgaaacacATCTGAACTGACCAACAccaaattaaattgaataaaggACGCACCCTACGCGACAGAAAAGGAAACCATCTagttacagagagcttctcaacgagaaCAGAATCAAAAGTATACATAAAAAGAAGTTCtaaataaaatacgttgtataccgtcacctggggcatcatgcaactcttttcaacttcaatggcttctaaaaatctaatgtccacagataatgaATCATAatgcttgtacatcaaaaggtctaaggttgatgggacatcaaattgacgtagacAGAATAGttattgttttcaccatcaattttaatttactaAAACATGCGAGTTTcgccctactaagaaaaaggggtaagttgcaacaacctttgttttaatgaaaaatcaaatgaaaaagttaaagtttttgataaatttgtgattttattaCGTATAAAGCACCATCTGCAgttcatagtttttgatatatttgtgatttcttcttattcttcttcgttttagtttattttggcCAGAGAATGGAACTCTATAACACCACTTTTCACTACTTTGATTTTAACTTGCACGGTTTTAACTTGAGTATAGTGTTGCCAATTTTGTTTCTAGATTTTGAACTTTACTTTTTCTAGAAAACTTAAAACttctttcattctttttttgtcGAAGTCTCGAATAAGTTCGAGAAGATTGCTGAATTTTTCCCAATCGTAATAGTTTCGTAAGTGATTGTAGTTTA
This sequence is a window from Uranotaenia lowii strain MFRU-FL chromosome 3, ASM2978415v1, whole genome shotgun sequence. Protein-coding genes within it:
- the LOC129754231 gene encoding LYR motif-containing protein 4-like, yielding MSSGSISRMKVLSLYRQLIRESQKFTSYNFRNYALRRIRDSFRDNKALNDSALIESQLQFGQKNLEMIRRQVLVSQLYQTDKLVIEQSGSSQSP
- the LOC129754222 gene encoding 6-phosphogluconate dehydrogenase, decarboxylating-like; the protein is MAEPKADIALIGLAVMGQNLILNMDSKGFVVCAYNRTVDKVTHFLANEAKGTKIIGATSLQDMVNKLKRPRKIMLLVKAGSAVDDFINQLLPFIEKGDVIIDGGNSEHQDSARRYEELKAKGILYVGSGVSGGEEGARYGPSLMPGGHPDAWPLIKDIFQAICAKSNGDPCCEWVGEGGAGHFVKMVHNGIEYGDMQLICEAYHLMLALGMSQKEMAQEFDEWNKGVLDSFLIEITRDILNYKDEDGYLLERIRDTAGQKGTGKWTAIAALHHGVPVTLIGEAVFSRCLSALKEERAKASKQLAGPNVKPSVADKKAFLTHIRNALYCAKIVSYAQGFMLLREAANEYKWNLNYGGIALMWRGGCIIRSVFLGNIRDAFVRNPQLSNLLLDNFFKDAIVKNQQSWREVVSQAVLWGVPVPALSAALAFFDGYRSERLPANLLQAQRDYFGAHTYEILGKEGKFVHTNWTGKGGNVSASTYLA